The Anaerolineales bacterium genome contains the following window.
CAGGCCCGCCGCGACACTGAAGCCAGCGGAGCCGAGATCACCCTTTGCCGCGATCCCGCAGAAGCCGCAACGGGCGCGGACGCGCTGTATACCGATACGTGGGTGAGCATGGGCCAGGAGGCGGACACGGCGCGGCGGGAGAAAGCCTTTGCAGGCTACCAGCTTAACGCCACCCTGCTGCGGAAAGCCAAACCGCAGGCTGTCGTCCTGCATTGCCTGCCGGCCCACCGCGGGCAGGAAATCACCGACGAAGTCGCCGACGGCCCGCAATCCCTGATCTTTCCGCAGGCGGAAAACCGCCTGCACGCGCAAAAAGCCATCTTGGCGGACTTGCTGGCTCCTGGATCCTAGCAGGGCATGGAAAAGCCTTTCATCGGTGTCATTGCGAGCCTGTCCTCGCGCAGCGGGGGCGACCGGAGGGAGCGAAGCAATCTCCTTCGCTGGAAAAGCAGGAGCCGGCTTCGTCGCTTCGCTCCTCGCAAATGACATCTCCGGACTTTTTCAACACCCTCCTAGAGGGATCTTGAAAAAGGCCATCAACCACGTGATTGCGGGCACGTCCTAGGGCAGCGGGTCGACCAGAGCAATCGCAGCCCGTCCCGGAACGTCCAACGGGCGGGCCGGGACGATCTCCTTCTTCCGCAGAAAAAGGAGACGGCTGGGCTGCTTCGTTTCCCGGCTTCGCCGCGGACCTCGCAACGCGGGGGCTGAGCTTTCACCGCGACCCGCCGCGCCTTTTTGCGCATCCCGCCGGATCGCTTGGCGGTTTTACAGGACGCGCGACGCAGGAAGGAATCCTCCGCGAGAGGGATTCGCGGATTCATCGGGAGGAAATCACTCGGATGTTCAGCGATTGGAAAACGCGCTATCCGCACAAGGTGGTGGACAGCGACCGTGCCGTGGAGGCCATTCAAGACGGATACCGCGTGTACCTGAGCGGTAACTGTTCGGTCCCCAAAAAGCTGCTCGATGCGCTCGTGCGGCGCGCCCCGAAGGTTCACAACGTGGAGATCGACCAAGTGCTCACGGTTTGTCCGGACGATTATGTCTCCCCGGCGATGGAAGGGCATCTGCGGGTGAACACGATGTTCATCAGCGAGAACATCCGCCAAGCGGTCAACGACGGGCGCGCGGATTTCACGCCGTGTTTCCTCTCGGAAGTTCCGGAGTTGTACCGGCGGGGGCATCTTTCGCTGGACGCCGTTCTGCTCCACGTCAGCCCGCCCGATTCCCACGGCTTCGTCAGCCTGGGCGTGGAAAGCGGCATGGTGAAGACTCCGGCCTCCCTGGCGCACCTGGTGATCGCCGAGGTGAATGAGCGCATGCCGCGCGTCCTGGGCGACACCCTGTTGCACATCTCCCAGATCGATTACCTCATCCCGGTCGACTACGAACTGGCCGAAGTCTCGATGGGCGAACCGGGCGAGATCAGCTTGAAAATCGCCGAACACATCGCCCCGCTGATCGAAGACGGGGCAACCCTGCAAGCCGGCATCGGCGAAATCCCCGGCGCCGTCCTGCGCCACCTGGTTGACAAAAAGGATCTTGGAATTCACACCGAGCTGATCTCCGACGGGATGGTGGACCTGGCCGAGGCGGGGGTGGTCACCAACGCCCGGAAAAAGATACACCGCGGCAAGATCATCGCCGGATTCCTGATCGGCACCCGCCGGCTGTTCGATTTCGTGGACGACAATCCGTTCGTGGAACTGCATCCGATCGAACACGTCAACGATCCGTTCGTCATTTCCCGCAACGACAACGTGGTCGCGATCAACTCCGCGATCGAGGTCGACCTCACCGGCCAGGTGAGCGCCGACAGCATCGGCACGAAGCTGTATTCCGGCGTGGGAGGCCAGTTGGATTTCATGTACGGCGCCTCGCGCTCCAAGGGCGGCCGTCCGATCATCGCCCTCCCCTCCACCTACCTGGGCAAGGACGGCTCGCTGCGCACCAAAATTGCGCCGATCCTGACCCCCGGCGCCGGAGTCACCACCACCCGCAACCACGTCCACACCATTGTCACCGAATTCGGCGCGGCGCAACTGTACGGGAAGAACATCCGCCAGCGGATCCGGGCGCTGATCGACATCGCGCACCCCGAATTCCGCGAGGATCTCTCCCGCCAGGCGCGCGACCTGTACCGAGTCTGATGAAAGGCGGGAATCCCCCATGAGCGATTTGTTTTCCAAGCACGGGCGGGTCCGGATCATCGCCACCATCGGTCCGGCTTGCGAAGCCGAAGAGACCGTGGTGGAAATGGTTCGGGCCGGGATGGACGTTGCCCGCCTGAACTTCTCCCACGGCACGCTTGAGGACCACGCACGGAACATCCGCATGCTGCGCGGGATCTCCGGCAAAATGCGTCAGTCGATCGCCATCCTGCAGGACCTGCAGGGAGTAAAAATCCGGACCGGTCCGCTTCGGGAAGGCCACGTCCCGCTTGCCAATGGCCGTTCGTTCATCCTGACCGCGCGGACCGTCCCCGGGGACGCCGAGGAAGTATCCGTCACCTGGCCCGATCTGCCGCACAACGTCCGTCCGGACGATCAACTCCTCCTGGACGACGGCCGAATCCGCCTGCGGGTGGAGAGCGTGCGCGGCGCCGATATATTCACCCGCGTGGAACAGGGCGGAGTCCTGCTTCCGCACAAGGGAATCAACCTTCCCGGCGTGCGCCTGGCCGTCTCGGCGCTGACCGAAAAAGACAAGCAAGACCTCGCCTTCGGGCTGGAGCAGGATGTGGATGCGGTGGCGATCTCCTTCGTCCGCAAACCGGAGGACGTCGCCGAGGTCCGCGAGTTCATCCGCCGGACCGATCCTTCGAAATCACACCTTCCGCTGATCGCCAAATTGGAACGGCGGGAAGCTCTCGAACAGCTGGAGGCGATCCTGGATGCCGCCGACGGCGTGATGGTGGCGCGCGGCGACCTGGGCGTGGAAACCTCGCCGCAGGACGTGCCGGTCATCCAGAAGAAAATCATCGAACGTGCGAATCTCAAATCCAAACTGGTCATCACCGCGACCCAGATGCTGGAAACCATGATCGCCAACCTCCAACCCACCCGGGCGGAAGCCTCCGACGTCGCCAACGCCGTCTTTGACGGCTCGGACGCGGTGATGCTCTCCGGCGAGACGGCGATCGGCGCCCATCCGGTGGCGGCCGTCCAGACGATGGCGACCATCCTGCACAAAGCCGAGGAGCACTTGGGGGAATGGGGACGGTGGAAAGGGTTTACGTCAGGTGAAGGAAAGGACCACCCTACGGCTCTGGCGCACGCCGCCGCGGAATTGGCCAAGGATCGCAAGGTTTCCGCGATCGCGGTGTTCACCCAGCAGGGCCGCTCGGCCAGGCTGATGTCGAAAGCCCGGCCCTGCGCGCCGATCCTGGCGTTCACCCCGAATCCGCGCACGTACCGCCGTTTGTCGATGCTGTGGGGCGTGGTCCCGGCCTTGGTCCAACCGGCGGCTTCGGTCGAGGCCATGGTGGGCCTTGTCGCCGCCGAACTGCTGCAATCCGGGCCTATTCAACCGGGACAGCAGGTGATCCTGGTTGCATCCCTGCCGATGGAGCTGCACGGACCGCCGAATTTCATTCTGTTGCACACCCTTCAGGACCAGGAAACCAAATCCCAGCCGGCCGCGCGCAAGCCGTGAGCGCGGACCGCATCCCATAGCCGTATTCCCAGCAGTAACAAAGGCAACGGGAACAGCATCAGAGGGTGTTGGACGGGCTGGCCGTCCATGCGCACCGTCAGTAAAAAAAGGATCCACAATCCGAAAAAGACCGCGCCCAGCATCCCGGCAAACCGCCGGGAGGAGATGCGCTCCGGATTTCTTCCAGACAAGATCATCGCCAACGGCAAAAGCAGCAGGAATTGGTTTCCGGGATCCATGGGGATGCCGGAGAGAGGCGCAAGCAGGATAGTCATCCCGATCGGGGCCAGCAATCCCACTTCTCTTTTTCGCAACAGGCGGATCCCGATTCCCAACAAAGCAAGCCAGACAACGACGGAAATCCACACCCCGGCCAGAAATCCTACCGCTCCGGCAGCTTCCCGCAGGACATCCGCCGGAGTGATGGGCGGGTTGTACAGCGCAAAACGCTGAATTTCGTCCCAATTATCGGCCAGCCAGGTCGGCAAAACCGCGAAACTCAACCCCGTCAGCGCCGCCATCACCGCCCCGAACGACAAGAGCATCCGACATCGTCCCGCACGGATCGCCCAAAAGAGCGCGGCCGTGATCGGAAGCAACGCCACTTGAGGTTTGACGGTGCAGCAGGCCAGGAAAACACCCGCCGCAACGTCCCAACGCTTTTTTACACAGAGCAGGGATATTCCAAAGAACAGGCTTACCAAAACAACGGCGTTGCCGTTGACGATCGCCCGCATCCCCAAGTACCAGGAAAGGGAGAATACAAGGAACGCGACCCGCTGTCCCCGGGTCCACTCCGCGCCGGAAAGGAACACGGCGAGGGCGGCGAACGCCGCCGCGGCGATTTCCAGGACTGTCATCCACAACGCGCGGGCCCAGACAAAATCGGAAATCCATCCGAAAGGAAGAAACAGGAATTCCGCATACAGGGGATAAGCCACCCGCAGTTCGTGTTCGCCCGGACCGGCCGGTCGGCCGTAGACCAAGGTCTGGATTTCGAGTGCGGTCTGATCCGAGTAGGGATTCCTCCCGTCGAGCACAGCCCGCACTCCGATCCAATGGACCAGAAAATCGGTCCCTCCCGGCGCGCTTTGCGCAAACCTATAATTGGCAAACGCAAGTCCCGCGATTCCCAAACCTGAAAGCAGAAGGAACACGGCCCAAGGAATCCAGCTATCCGGAAGCAATCCGCGCCGTGCAAACCGATTCATCTGTCGCTCCGCATGCCGCAATCCTCAGGTTCGGAACCAGTCCGGAAGGAGACGGATGCTTTTCCCCAAACAGACGCCCGTCCAGAACACCAGCCGGCCGTCCAACGGGCGGATCTGCCCGGCTCGCACCGCTTGCAGGCCGGGCATTTTCCTCCTGAAAAACGAAGCATCCTCCTCCCCAAACGGGAACGGAGAGTTCGGGAGTAAAATCATTTCCGGATCGGCGGCCGCCACTTCCTGCGGCGTAACCAGGGGATACCGGCAATCCTGCCGTCCGGAAAACACGTTATCCGCGCCGCACAAGGAAAGCAGGTCGCCCGGGTAGGTATCCCCATTGAAGGTCACCCAACCGGACGGATCTTCGGCCGGGCCCTCGCGGGAACGGGGGCAGAAGACGCGCTTCCGCCTTTCCGGGCGGGACCCTCCCAACCAATCCACGGTCCTTTCCAGCCATACGACGCTTTGCAGGGCTGTTTCCGACGCGAAGCAAAGGACCAGATCACGCAGATCCGACACAGCCTGGGGGACGGTCTGCGGCGCCGTTTCCCAGATGCAGATACCAGCCCCGGCCACCGCCTCCCTCACGCCCGGGGGAGTCTCCTCTGCGTTCAACGCGACCAAATCCGGGTGCAAACCGGCGATGGTTTCGATCTTGGGAGAATCCAACCGTCCGACACGGACGATTCCGCCCAACTCATCCGGCAAAGGGCATTCGTCGGTTACGCCGACCAGAAATCGGCCCAATCCGAGAACCACCATGCTGTCGGTTATCGCGGGGAGCAAGGAAACGACGCGTTGCGGGGCAAACCCGGAGCCGAGTCCCAACTTCATTTCGGCCACCATTGCCGGAAAGTGATCGTGGGTTTCCCCTCGCCCCAGATCTCCCGTTCAGCGGCCGGTCCCAAGGCCAAGGAAACCCCCTCCGGCAGTCCGATCCGAAAGTGATCCTTGCGCATGGGCGGTTGTGCGTCGTCCTTCCCTGCGGCAAAGTGGGTCTGCACGACGGCGCCCGGAAGCCAGCGCAAAGCGGGCCCGGCGCCGGAATTCGATTTCGGCCCGCGGACTTCTTCGCCCAGGGCTTCCGCAGCCGAGCCTTCGGCGACAATCACCGCGCCGGAATCCAAAGCCGCCAAAAGAAAATCGCAAGCGTCTGAATCTCCCAGGGCGCGGGCGTAATGCAGCGAATCGGAAAGGTCCGGTAAAACGGCGATCGCCGCCTCGGTCAGGGCCTCTTCCAAGATGTCGGAAGCCCCGCAATCGACGGCGCAGCCGGCCCACCCCGACGGGTCGGTCCATTTTTGGAGAACGAATTCCGCATCCGAGAGTTCCGCCGGAGATGGCGCGACCGCCACGATCGAACCGGCATGCATCACCAGCG
Protein-coding sequences here:
- the pyk gene encoding pyruvate kinase, translated to MSDLFSKHGRVRIIATIGPACEAEETVVEMVRAGMDVARLNFSHGTLEDHARNIRMLRGISGKMRQSIAILQDLQGVKIRTGPLREGHVPLANGRSFILTARTVPGDAEEVSVTWPDLPHNVRPDDQLLLDDGRIRLRVESVRGADIFTRVEQGGVLLPHKGINLPGVRLAVSALTEKDKQDLAFGLEQDVDAVAISFVRKPEDVAEVREFIRRTDPSKSHLPLIAKLERREALEQLEAILDAADGVMVARGDLGVETSPQDVPVIQKKIIERANLKSKLVITATQMLETMIANLQPTRAEASDVANAVFDGSDAVMLSGETAIGAHPVAAVQTMATILHKAEEHLGEWGRWKGFTSGEGKDHPTALAHAAAELAKDRKVSAIAVFTQQGRSARLMSKARPCAPILAFTPNPRTYRRLSMLWGVVPALVQPAASVEAMVGLVAAELLQSGPIQPGQQVILVASLPMELHGPPNFILLHTLQDQETKSQPAARKP
- a CDS encoding DUF2029 domain-containing protein, translated to MNRFARRGLLPDSWIPWAVFLLLSGLGIAGLAFANYRFAQSAPGGTDFLVHWIGVRAVLDGRNPYSDQTALEIQTLVYGRPAGPGEHELRVAYPLYAEFLFLPFGWISDFVWARALWMTVLEIAAAAFAALAVFLSGAEWTRGQRVAFLVFSLSWYLGMRAIVNGNAVVLVSLFFGISLLCVKKRWDVAAGVFLACCTVKPQVALLPITAALFWAIRAGRCRMLLSFGAVMAALTGLSFAVLPTWLADNWDEIQRFALYNPPITPADVLREAAGAVGFLAGVWISVVVWLALLGIGIRLLRKREVGLLAPIGMTILLAPLSGIPMDPGNQFLLLLPLAMILSGRNPERISSRRFAGMLGAVFFGLWILFLLTVRMDGQPVQHPLMLFPLPLLLLGIRLWDAVRAHGLRAAGWDLVSWS